A section of the Oncorhynchus nerka isolate Pitt River linkage group LG3, Oner_Uvic_2.0, whole genome shotgun sequence genome encodes:
- the LOC135563624 gene encoding IgGFc-binding protein-like — MGQVFFPNGQCKERCVCNKDGDVECNVKFACGPSEKCQVQDGVQACVPMSAGTCHVSGARRFHSFDGSCFGLHGDCVYKMSEVVEKDGSMAPFVVSVQQLTKMDDAMVTRRVDIQAYKYKISMSPRVIWEIMVDEVAANLPLSLGDGKVRAYQNGINIVSG; from the exons ATGGGCCAGGTGTTCTTCCCCAACGGCCAGTGCAAAGAGCGCTGTGTGTGTAACAAGGATGGAGACGTGGAGTGTAATGTAAAGTTTGCCTGCGGTCCCAGTGAGAAGTGCCAGGTCCAAGACGGGGTGCAGGCCTGTGTTCCCATGAGCGCAGGCACCTGCCATGTGAGCGGGGCCAGGAGATTCCACTCGTTCGATGGCAGCTGCTTCGGCCTACACGGGGACTGTGTGTACAAAATGTCAGAGGTTGTGGAGAAAGACGGATCGATGGCTCCATTTGTTGTATCAGTGCAGCAGTTGACCAAGATGGATGATGCAATGGTCACCAGGAGGGTTGACATACAGGCCTACAAATACAAGATATCTATGTCTCCCAGAGTTATATGGGAAATAATG GTGGATGAAGTTGCAGCAAATCTCCCACTGTCACTCGGAGATGGAAAGGTCAGGGCCTACCAGAACGGCATTAACATCGTCAGTGGGTAA
- the LOC135563627 gene encoding uncharacterized protein LOC135563627 → MGPTFLLCVAVTLFRVVSGSCPVGREFITAFMPNYLLSFQDDQSLKLAITTQDYPAIVQIQVNAIGFSTSVKIEKQNTKWIGIPGTAEIGGPGASTKTVQVTSNSDISVVAFNYKFSTGDSSVVFPTDQLGTDYVAFTPVGGPSNMHKLMSIINGKEPNKITIIPASNINLSGVDSWKQRQAVIVTVDPYQVYLYQSYTTFTGTRRTTL, encoded by the exons ATGGGGCCAACTTTCCTGCTTTGTGTGGCTGTCACCCTATTCAGAG TGGTCAGTGGATCATGCCCAGTGGGGCGGGAGTTCATTACTGCCTTTATGCCTAACTATTTGCTGAGCTTCCAAGATGATCAGAGTCTTAAACTGGCCATAACCACACAGGATTATCCAGCCATTGTTCAAATTCAGGTCAATGCAATCGGCTTCTCGACCTCAGTGAAAATAGAGAAACAGAACACCAAATGGATCGGCATACCTGGTACCGCTGAAATTGGGGGTCCAGGAGCTTCCACCAAAACAGTGCAGGTCACCTCCAACTCTGACATCTCGGTGGTGGCCTTCAACTACAAGTTCTCGACTGGAGACAGCAGTGTGGTCTTCCCGACTGACCAGCTGGGTACTGACTATGTGGCCTTCACCCCTGTAGGGGGTCCAAGCAACATGCACAAGCTTATGTCTATTATCAACGGCAAAGAGCCCAACAAGATCACGATCATCCCTGCCTCCAACATTAATCTCAGTGGCGTGGATTCCTGGAAACAAAGACAGGCGGTGATTGTTACCGTGGACCCATACCAGGTCTACCTCTACCAAAGCTATACCACTTTCACTGGGACCAGG AGGACAACACTCTAG
- the LOC135563623 gene encoding IgGFc-binding protein-like, which yields MVTYDTVAGAIIQLPSTYKGVTGGLCGNYNGKKEDDFLLPSGLQEPSVEKFAAGWLVVQEGVKCQTGCDGGLKCPPTSGPPPACSVMKSTKGPFAQCHAVVPPQEHFEECMKEGEGGDALCRHLQTYVTFCQVSGGLVSSWRSDQFCPLTCPANSHYELCADTCSSTCYSLSESPKCPLCQEGCQCDDGFVFDGGKCVLLENCGCVVDGHYYKSGQSVILGNCSETCSCAAECSPARTPSAKRTPVRTLSAVREKNCVVMNNRRYVWPSPRPPAGLWGPHYLTFDGERFDFQGTCSYVMATVNGENVYLPVTLVGGNLTVVYSAAMLF from the exons ATGGTGACCTACGACACCGTTGCTGGCGCCATCATACAGCTTCCATCCACTTACAAAGGTGTTACCGGTGGTCTCTGTGGCAACTATAATGGCAAGAAGGAGGATGACTTCCTGCTGCCCAGTGGGCTGCAGGAGCCGTCTGTGGAGAAGTTTGCAGCAGGGTGGTTGGTGGTTCAGGAAGGGGTCAAATGTCAGACAGGATGTGACGGTGGCTTGAAGTGTCCTCCCACCAGTGGACCCCCACCGGCTTGTAGCGTCATGAAGTCAACCAAGGGTCCATTTGCCCAATGCCATGCTGTTGTGCCACCACAAGAGCACTTTGAGGAGTGCatgaaggagggagagggtggggatgCCCTGTGCCGCCACTTACAGACATATGTGACTTTCTGTCAGGTATCCGGTGGCCTTGTCAGCAGCTGGAGATCTGACCAGTTTTGTC CTCTGACGTGTCCAGCTAACAGTCACTATGAGTTGTGTGCCGACACCTGTTCTTCTACCTGTTACTCTCTCAGCGAGTCTCCAAAATGCCCACTATGCCAGGAGGGCTGCCAGTGTGACGACGGCTTTGTGTTTGATGGTGGCAAGTGTGTCCTACTGGAGAACTGTGGCTGTGTGGTTGATGGACACTATTACAAG TCTGGCCAGTCTGTGATCCTGGGAAACTGTTCTGAGACCTGCAGCTGTGCCGCAGAGTGTTCACCTGCAAGAACTCCCAGTGCAAAGAGG ACCCCTGTGAGGACACTGAGTGCCGTGAGAGAGAAAAACTGTGTGGTGATGAACAATAGGCGATATGTGTGGCCCAGTCCAAGGCCACCTGCAGGGCTGTGGGGACCCCACTACCTCACCTTTGATGGGGAGCGGTTTGACTTCCAGGGCACCTGCTCTTACGTCATGGCCACG GTGAATGGTGAGAATGTCTACCTGCCTGTGACCCTGGTCGGAGGAAACCTAACGGTGGTGTATAGTGCAGCTATGCTGTTCTGA